The sequence GCGAGTCTCGCCACCTCGTTCGCAAGGTCCTCGGCGAACGCGTTGCGGTCCTCGGCATTGGCGAACCGCACGCCGATCTGGATCGTGAGCGTGGCGAGCCCCTTGCCGGCCCGCTCTGAACGGGCCCGGAGTTCCGCAACGTCCGTGATGGTCTTGGCCGCGACAGCGACGAGATACGCCGACGAGAACCGGTCGGTCAGACGGCTCGGGTCAGTCCCGAGCGGCCCGATGACCTCCGGGCTGATGAGGTACGACGCGGCGGTCGCCTGCACGATCCGTTCAACGCAGTTGCCCTTTCGACGCTCATCGACCTGCTTGACGAGCCCGGCCTTCTCGAGCTCGCGCAGGTGGTAGTTCAGCCGCTGGCGGGGAAGCCCGAGCCGGCGGGCGAGTCCGCTGGCGGAGTCGGGAGTCGCCAACTCGCTGAGGAGCCGCTGGCGGGTGGAGTCCAGTACCGCCGCGGCACGGTCCTGGGCCCGAAGAACCTCCATGGTCGGCAGTGCTGACATAGAGTCAGCGTACTCCGACAATATATACTGTCAAGACCACGTTTGTATTCTAGACAAAATTACCTATCGGATTCGCCTTGCGACCAGGACTCCCTCACGAATCGGAACCGCAACCCCCTCAAAATCGGGATCGGCCGCGACGGCCCGGTTGAGGCGGTCAGCCCCATCCCGCTCTTCGTTCGTCCCGGGACGCTCATCGATCCACCAGTTCCCCGAGCCCAGGGCGTTGTCGGCGATGAGCAGACCGCCGGGCCGGATCATCGGCCTGGCGCGTTCGAAGTAGACCGCGTACTCCCGCTTCAACGCGTCCAGGAACACGACATCCGCACCGCCCGGCCCCAGTTCGCGAGCCAGGCTGGGGAGGACGTCGAGGCCGGTGCCGACCCGGATGTCGACGGTCACCGGCAGCGAGGCTCTAGCGAACTCGCACCGGGCGAAGTCGGCGTGCCGGGGCTCGGACTCGATGGTGATCAGCCGCCCCCCGGGCTGCATGCCGCGGGCGAGCCAGATGCCGGAGTACCCCGCGAGCGTACCGACCTCGATGACCGTCTTGGCTCCGGCGAGCGAGGTCAGGATCATGAGCAGGCGCCCGACGTCGGCCGAGACCGCGATATCCGGGAGGCCCGCCGCGACGGCCCGGGGCATCAGCGTCGCCAGTTGTTCATCCTGAGCCCCGAAGACTTCGCGGAGGTAACTGCTTGTGGCGGCCCAACGATTCGGCGTCATGTCCATGACGCCAGCGTACCCAGCCGCCGCAATCGGCGATCCGCGATCAGGGCCCGGTGACCTTCCGCCACAGGAAGATGAAGATCCCCTTGCCGACCCAGCAGAGCAGGACGAAGAACGCGATGGAGATCGCCGCGGCGAGCCACTGCTTGCGGCGCAGTTCACGGCCGGCCTCGAAGGCCGTCACCACAATGAGGAGCAGGATGAGGTAGTCGATGGGTCCCACGGGCCCTCCTGGAGATCTGGTGCACCACGGTACCGCGGATGCCCCGGTGATGCCGGGACTCGACACGTGTACAGGCGTCGGCAGCGGCGGCTGCGATCGATCAGGGAGCGTCAGACCGTGGCGCCGGCCCGTCGGCGGCGGTAGTCCAGGTTGCCCAACTGCCCGCACGCGGCCATCGTGTCCCGACCCTTGGTCCGCCGGCGCTTGGCGTACAGCCGCTGCTCCAGCAGCCAGCCGATGAACTCGTCGACGTCCGTCTCCTTCGGAGCGGGCCAGGGGGAGTTCTCGCGCGGGTTGTAGGGGATCACGTTCACCATCCCCGCCAGTTCGGCCCCGGGATAGCGTGGGATGGGCATGCCGCCCACCGGGTCGGTGTCGGGCCCGTTGTATGCCTCGCCCTGCACGAAAGCGGCGAGCATCCGGGCATGCTCCGGGCGGTCGTTGACGCCGGGGATGAGCACGTACTCGAAGCAGAACTTGAAGCCGCCGTAGATCGGCCAGTGCAGCAGCGCCGCCCGGAGGTCGGCCAGGGGCATCGCCCGGTTGATCGGCATGATCCGCGAGCGGATCTCGTCGGTCGGGGCGTTGAGCGAGATCGCGAGGTTCAGGCGGTGCCAGCCGGGCTCGCGGATCTGCTCGGCCAATCGCCGGATGCCGTCGATCCGGCCGACACTGGAGACCGAGATCTTGTTCATCGGCACGGCGGGTCCGCGGTGGTCGGTGAGGACTCGGATGGCGTGCAGCACGTTCTCGTAGTTGTCCAGGGGCTCGCCCATGCCCATGAAGACCATGTTGCGGACATCGGTCTTGAAGTGGTGCGTCGCCGCGAACCACTGCGCGACGATCTCGGCGGGCGTGAGCGAGCGGACGAGGCCCATCTGCGCCGTCTGGCAGAACGTGCACCCCATCGCGCAGCCGACCTGCGATGAGACGCACAGCGTGTAGGTCAGGTTGCCCTTCCGGCCAACCATCGGGATCAGGACCGACTCGGTCTCGAGCGTCGATGCACGGGCGGGGAACACGCCCAGCCCGGGGGGCGGCGTGCCCGCGGCGCCGGCGACCCGCTGCGTGAACTTGATCGTGACGCCCTCGCCGCACTGAGAAGTCGACGAGCGTACCACCTCGGGCGGTGTCGCCGAGGCGAGCGGGTGCGACGTGATGCCGTCGCGCATCAGGGTGGTGTACCGCTCGTAGGCCCCGACCCGTCCGCCGCGGGCCTGCTGGGCCTCGCATCGGTCGGCGTACTGATCCGCGGTCAGCCCCAGGAGGGCGAACTCCAGATCTGGCACGGGGTGGGGCGAGGGGTGCGACACGGCACGGGATCCTAGGAACCCCGCGATTGACGCCAAGGCGGTTCAGTCCCCGATCGCGAGGTCGAGACGCCCACCGTGACGATCGAGGACCGCCTCGGACTGGTCGCGGGTGAGCCCGAGCCGGTGCATGACAATGGCCGGCTTCACGCACCCGCCCGCCCGGTCCAGCAGCGCGAACGAGTCGTCGCGGCCAAGGCCCGTGAGCGACGAGATGATCCTCGCCGCGCGATCCCGGAGTTTGTGGTTCGTCGCCCGCAGGTCGACCATCAGGTTGCGGTAGACACGCCCGGTGCGCACCATCAGCGTAGTTGAAATCGTGTTGAGCACGAGTTTCGTGGCGGTGCCGGCCTTCATCCGCGTCGAACCCGTGAGCACCTCGGCGCCTGTGGCGACGACGATCAGGTGGTCCACGTGCAGCGGCCGCTCCATCGGCGAGCAGACCAGCAGACCCGTGAGCGGCCGCGACGGCATGCTCGCGGCCAGGTGCAGGCCGCCGAGCACGTACGGCGTTGTTCCACCGGCGGCGATTCCAAGGACCGCGTCATCGGCGCCAAGCCGGAGCGATTCGAACTCGGACGAGATCCCGTGCGGCTCGTCCTCGCGGCCCTCAGAGGACTTGCGCAGCGAGCCATCACCACCCGCGATCAGGCCGATGACGCGCTCGGGCGGCGTCTGGAACGTCGGCGGGCACTCCGAGGCATCGAGCACGCCCAGGCGGCCGGAGGTCCCGGCTCCGAAGTAGACGAGCCGGCCGCCGCGGGAGAACCGCGGGATCACATCCTCGATGAACGCGGCGATCGCATCCCCCGCCGCGGCGACCGCATCGGGAACGGAACGGTCCTCGGCGTTGATCAGGCGGACGACGTCCCTCGTCGAGAGCCGATGGAGGGCCGCGGAGCGCGGGTTGTGCTGCTCGGTGAGCACGTGCGAACGGTCGGGGGGATGTGGTGTGGGGGTGGCCATGTGCAGGGCCCGGGGAGAGGTCGACCGCTCAGGGTACCACCCAGACGCCGGAGATCGGCGCCGGGTCCGGCACGCCCGTCACACCCGGGAGGGTGATCGGAACCCGGTCCTGGCACAGCGCGCCGAGCACCGCGAAGCAGATCGCCTCGCGGTACGAAGCGGCAATACCGAAGTGGTCGGACTCGACGACGGGCGAGGAGCACGCCGCGCGGATCGCGCCGACCAGGGCGACGTTGCGGACCCCGCCGCCGGCGAGAACCACCTGGTCATACCCCGCCACCTGCGTGGCAATGGTCGACCCGATGGCTTCGCACGCGGTGCGGAGCAGGTCGGGTCCGGCGAGGCCGGCGTGCCGGTCGCCCCAGAGGATCGCCTCATCGCCGGTGCCCAGCGAGCGGCCGGCCGCGGACTGGAGGGAAAGAAGGTCCGCGAGTTTCCGTTGCGCTGCAGGGTCGGCGCGGCCGCTCATCGCGGCCTCCCCCCCGGCATCGAACTCGCAGCCGAGTCTGGCGCGAGCGAGGGAATCGAGCACCTGATTACAGGCGCAGACGTCACCGGCCCGGACCTGCGCCGGGCCATCCTCGGCCTTGCCCGACCAAGCGGAGAAGTTCGCGAAACCGCCCAGGTTGACGATCGCGGGCGAGGCGCAGCGATCGCGGAGCAGGATCCAATCTGCGATGGGGGTGATCGGCGCCCCCTGTCCACCCGCCGCGAGGTCGGCGGCGCGCAGGTCGTACACCACCGGCGTGCGAGCCTCGTGAGCCAGAACCGGACCATTGAAGACCTGCCACGAGACCGGCGGGGAATGAAACACGGTCTGGCCGTGAACGCAGATCAGGTCCGCCGACTCGCCGGCGAGCAGATCTCGCACCGCCTCCGCATGCCGGAGGGCGAGGTTCCGCGACAACGCGGCGATCACGCCGGCCGTCATCGGCGCCTGTGATGCGAGGGCCCGCAGATCGGAGCCGATCGGGTCGAGGGACACGGAATGGGCGCGGAGGACACGCGCGGTCATCCCCAGCCCGGAGCCGTCGACCTCGACGAGCGCCGCATCGAGCCCGTCGAGGCTCGTGCCGGTCATGCACCCGACGATGCGTCGCGTGGTCATGCGCGGCCCCCGGGGGTCACTCTCGCCGAATCGCCCGCCGCCGCGAGCCGGGCGATGACCCGCTCGTAGTGCGCACAGGACGCCGCGAGCTCCCCCTCTCGGTTTCGCCCCAGCCAGAGTCGGCGGTGCTCGCGAAGGAGCCGGTGCACCTCCGAAGCGATCTCCGCGGCGTCGGCCGCGATCGGTCCGCCGGGGGCACGGACCGCAACCGCGTGTCGTACCGCAAGGCGGGCGACCTCGAGGGTGTGGCCGAGTTCGTCCGCGACTCGCCGGCCGACGTCCTCCGCGCGTGGGCGACGAGCAGCCAGCGCCTCGATCCGATCGCCGACCTCCCGCCACCGGTCCGCCGTCGCGTCAATGGCCCTGACTCCGCTGGCGCGGATCAGGTCGCAGAACATCGCGGAGGCGTTCCGCAGCGATTGAGCCCGCCGGAGCGGAAGGTCCACATCCCCCAGTTCATCCAGCCACGGCCCGATCGATGATTGCCCCGACTCCCACGCCCGATCGCCGAAGACGTGCAGCGACACCGCCCTCGCATCGAATGCCGCCAGAGCGTCGGGGTTCCACGCGGCTTGCGCGGCGCGGGCGATGCCCGCCAGCGCGATCGGCCACTGCTGATGATGCCCGATATCGCCCCAGTCGGTGACAAGGTAGCCCGTCGCTCCGCCCGCCAGCCCCTGCAGCGCCGCGGCGGCGAGGTTGGCGTTTCGCTCAGTCGTGCGGCCGGTGATCGATCGCCAGGAACTGGTGCCGGGGCACACCCACGCCTCGATGCCTCGCTCCCTCAGTCGTTCGCACCACGTCGCGAAGGGCGCATCGGGCTCGTAGCCCCACGCCAGCCCGATCGCACCGGGCGGGAATATCCCCAGCGACTCGGGATGCTCCAGCGCGATGTCCGCCCAGAGCATCGGCCGACGACCCAGCGACCGGACGATCGCGGCGACCTTGCCGACGAACTCGAAGTACACGGCCGGCCGGCCCCGGGCGCTGACCTCGGCGGCTGATCGTCCGAACCCGACATCGAACGTCTCGTCGCACCCGATGTTCACGAGCCCTGATTGAAAGCAGGGGACAAGCTGGTTCAGCAGGTCGCCGACGAACGCCTCGCTGGCGGGATCGACGGGGCAGAGCGAGAACGGACCGTGGCGATCCCACTCCAGGAACTTCCAGGCGCCGTGCGTCTCGGCGAGGTGGGCGTACGCCGGCAATCGCAGCCACGAGGAGAGGTGCCCGAAACAGTTCTGGTTCGGCGCGAGATCGATGCCGCGGTCCCGGCAATAGGCATCCAGCTCGCGGGCCTCGGCCGGGGTGATCGGGTCGCACCCGGCCCAGGCCTCGTCGTGCCCGGCGTAGGCGAAGGTGTGCTCGGTGTACAACTGGAGGTGGTTGAACCGCAGCATCGCGAGGGCGTCGACCGTCTCTTTCAGGGATGGCAGCGTCGGGATCTTGTTGCGCGATACATCGAGCATCACGCCTCGCGTGGCGAATGCCGGCCAATCAACGATCACCACTGCGGGCACGCGCGCGGGGAATCGGCACAGCACCTGCGACAGGACAACCAGGGCGTGCCGCACTCCCGCGGAATCCGGGGCCGCGACGGAGACCGACCCCGAGCCCGGGCCGATGACAAGGCGAAATCCCCCCGGTCTTCCGCCCGCCGCGCCGGGATCGATGCTGATGCCGATATGCGGGTTCGGGGTCGCGAGCGACCCGTCTGCCGCGATCGGTCCGAGGCACGCCCGCCGAACCGCATCAGCAAGGCCCACCGGCGGGCTCCACGTCCCTTCGCCGCGACGAACCTCGCGGGGAGAGGGAACCAGGATCAGTCCGGCCTCGTCCATGTCGCTGAATGTAGCGGGTTACAGCCCGACGCTCTCGGCATCCACCTCGTGCGCCAGCAGGTCGTCGTACGTCTCGCGACGCCGGACCAGCCTCGCGTGCGCCCCGTCCACGAGCACCTCGGCGGGCAGCGGATGGGAGTTGTAGCGGGAGGCCATCGACATCCCGTATGCCCCCGCGGAAAAGACCGCGAGCAGGTCGCCGCGGGCGACCGGGGGAAGCGGGCGGTCCTTAGCCAGGAAGTCCCCGGTCTCGCACAGCGGACCGACCACGTCGGCCGATTCGAGGCCGGGCAGCCCCGGGTCCGCCGCGCGGGATTCCGGAACGTGCTGGGGCGCTACATCCGCGGGCCAGATGAAGTGGAACGACCCGTACAGGGCGGGCCGCATCAGCGTGTTCATGCCCGCATCGCAGACGATGAACTTCTTCGCGCCGGACTCCTTGACATACAGCACCCGCGTCAGCAGCACACCGGCGTTCGCCGCGATCGTCCGGCCCGGCTCCATGATGATCCGCAGGCCCTGCTCCACCCGGTCCCGCAGCAGCGGCACGATCGCACCCGCGTAGTCCGCCGCGGCGGGCGAGGCGCCGGTGGTGTAGTCCGCGCCGAAGCCGCCGCCCAGGTCGAGCGTATCGACGGTGTACCCCTCGCCCGCGAGTTCGTCGATCAAGCCGAGCACCTTGCTCAGCGCCTCGACGAACGGCTGGACCTCCATCACCGGCGAGCCGATGTGGACGTGCAGCCCGGTGAGCCGCAGGTGCTGGTCCCGCCCGAAGCGGCGGAAGAACGCGCGGGCCCGCTCCAGGTCCACGCCGAACTTCGTCTCCTTCTTCCCCGTCGTGGTGTAGGCGTGCGTCTTGGGATCGACATCCGGATTCACCCGCAGCGCGGCGACGGGCGCCGAGCCGCCGCTGAGCCCCATCGACTTGCTGATCGCCGCGATGGTCTGGAACTCGGGCTCGGACTCGATGTTGAACACTCCGATCGACCGCCGCTCGTGCGGGTGGGCGTTCAGCGAGCCGGTTCCGCCCAGCGCCTCGCGGATCTCGGCGTCGGTCTTGCCGACCCCCGCGTACACGATCCGTTCCGGCGGCACGCCGGCCATCCTCGCCCGCCGCAGCTCGCCCCCCGAGACCACATCCATCCCCGCGCCCAGTTCGCCCAGCAGCCCGAGCACCGCGAGATTGGGGCACGACTTGACGGAGAAGCAGATCATCGGCCGCAGCGCCGCGAACGCCTCGGCGAGCCGGCGGTAGTGCAGCGACAGTGTCGCGCTGGAGTAGACGTACGTCGGCGTGCCCGTCGTCGCGGCGAGCGTGCCCAGGTCGATGTCCTCGCAGGCCAGGCGTCCGTCTCGGTAGTGAAAGTGGTCCATGGATCGGCAGCGTAGGAGGCGCCTGGGGTCAAACGTCGCCCCCCAGAGCCGGTGCTCGGCGCGTCCGCGTACCATCCGCACCGCCAGCGCCGCGGCGTGTGCAGGCGGGGAGGGTGGACCGGAGAGTGCCATGGGCTGGATGAAAGTTGTCGAGGCGCTCAAGGCGCCGGTTGGAGAGACGGTGACGGTCAAGGGGTGGCTGCGCACCCGGCGCGATTCCAAGGCCGAGGGCGGCCTCTCATTCCTCAATATCCACGACGGAACGTGCTTCGATGCGATCCAGGTCGTCGCCAAGGGGGGCGAGGGCGGGTTGCCGAACTACGCCTCCCAGGTCGCCAAGCTCACGACCCACTGCGCCGTCGAGTGCGACGGCACCATCGTGAAGACCCCGAAGGGGGGCAACGAGATCCAGGCGACGGCGGTCCGCATCATCGGGCTGGTGGACGACCCGGACCAGTACCCCATCCAGCCCAAGCCGCACTCGTTCGAGTACCTGCGCGAGGTGGCGCACCTGCGGGTCAGGACCAACACGTTCGGGGCGGTGGCGCGGGTGCGGCACTGCCTCGCGATGGCGGTGCACCAGTTCTTCCACGAGCGGGGCTTCTACTGGGTGCACACGCCGATCATCACCGGGAGCGACTGCGAGGGGGCCGGGCAGATGTTCCGCGTCAGCACGCTGGACCTGGCGAGCCCGCCGCGCATGGCGGCCGGGGGCGCCGCCTCGCCCGCATCGCCGATCGACTTCTCGCAGGACTTCTTCGGGAAGGAGAGCCACCTCACCGTCTCGGGGCAGCTCAACGTCGAGACCTACTGCTCCGCCCTCTCGCGGGTGTACACCTTCGGGCCGACGTTCCGCGCCGAGAACAGCAACACCAGCCGGCACCTGGCCGAGTTCTGGATGATCGAGCCCGAGATCGCCTTCGCGTCGCTGAAGGAGGACGCGGACCTGGCCGAGGAGTTCATCAAGTACCTCATCAACGCCGCGCTGACCCAGCGAGCCGACGACATGAAGTTCTTCGATGAGCGGATCGAGAAGGGCCTGCTCGCGCGGCTGAAGCACGTGCAGGAGACGCCCTTCCGACGCCTGCCGTACACCGAGGCGATCGCGATCCTGACCAAGGCGATCGCGGACGGCAAGAAGTTCGAGTTCCCCGTCAAGTGGGGCTCGGACCTGCAGAGCGAGCACGAGCGATTCCTCACCGAGGAGCACTTCAAGCAGCCGGTCATCCTGATGAACTACCCCAAGCAGATCAAGGCGTTCTACATGCGCCTGAACGACCCGGGCACCGACGGGGCGCCCGGCGACACCGTCGCGGCGATGGACGTGCTGGTCCCCGGGATCGGCGAGATCATCGGCGGCAGCCAGCGCGAGGAACGGCTGGACTACCTCGATCGGCGGATCGAGGAGATGAAACTCCTCGCCAAGGAGTACTGGTGGTACCGCGACCTGCGCCGCTACGGCACGGTCCCGCACGCCGGGTTCGGCCTGGGGTTTGAGCGGCTGATCCTGTTCATCACGGGCATGCAGAACATTCGCGATGTGATCCCCTTCCCGCGGGCGCCAAAGCAGGCGGAGTTCTGAGCGGCGCATCGGCGGGGGGTACCCTCCCCCCATGCCATCCCCATCCCTTGCGTCTCTCCTGCTCCCCCTCGTCCTCGCCATGATCGCAGGCGTTGCCACGGCCTACCAGCCCGGCCTCAACGCTCGGTTCGCCGCGAGCGCCGGCGCCAGCGTCTGGGGGGGCGTAGCCAACTTCGTCGTCGGCCTGGGCGCGATGGTCGTCGTGGTCGCGATCATGCGACCCAGACTCCCGGCGTCCGACCGCCTCGCCGAGGGCCCGTGGTGGATGTGGCTCGGCGGCCTCTGCGGCGCGTTCTTCGTGACGCTCGCCGTCATCCTCGTCCCCCGCATCGGCGCCGCGGCGTACCTCTCCGCCATGATCGCTGGACAGCTCATCGCCTCCGTCGTCATCGATCATTTCGGCCACATGGGCCTGACCCCGCGGGACCTCACGCCCGGGCGGATCGTGGGCGTCCTGCTGGTCCTTGGCGGAATGGCGGCGATCAGGGCCTTCTAGCCGGTACCTGACTCAAACCCGCGCCCCACACTCCGGACACCGCGGCTCCCGCAGCCCGCTCAACTCGTACCCGCACCCGCCGCAGCGCGTCACCCCGCCCGTGCCGAACAGCCGCGTCCGCCCCAGCGGGAGCGCGCACACCCAATACCCCACCAGCGCTCCCGCACACCCCGCAGCGGCCGCCGCCCACCACGGCGCATTCCGGTACAGCACGTTCCACGCCGCCGCCCCCCCGCCATCACCGTGGAACGGCCCGCCCTCCGTCAGCATCAGTTGCCCGCTGATCCGATACACACCGCACCCCGCGGCGTCCCCAAGATCCACAACCCACGACTGGATCGTCCACGTCGCGGTCCGCCACACCAGAGCGTGCGCCGCGCCGAAGCACAGCGACGCCACGATGACTCTCGCGGCAATCGCCGTGCGCATCACCGCCCACCCCCAGCCCCGCTTGCGGCCGCGCGATCACCCCCGAACGATGCCCCGCACCACGGGCACGCCGGCGTACTCAGTCCGCGCAACACCCGGTTGCACGCGCCGCACCGCGTTGCACGCCACCCACCGCCAACGCGCCGCATGACCACCACCCCGAGCAGCACCGCAGGCGCGAAGACCACGGCCGCCGACACCACCGCTGCCGCGCCGTGCACCCACGCGGGCTCCCGCTGGAAGTTGAAGCCCATGACCTGCCCGCCGAGCGGGCCGGCGCGATCCATGATCCCCACAGCCTCAGCCGCGATGCAGCATGTTCGAACTCCATACAGGTACGCCCATCGCAGCGGGTACTCCGCCGCGAAGACCACCGCGACGAACGCGATCACACCGAGGATGAGCCGGGTCGTTCGCATCGCCGATCAGCCCCGCACCGGGCGCCCCGAACAGTCCGCTCTTATTAGCAAGTGTACCCTCACCCATCCGACATTCGGCTCGGCAGGAATCTCGCCACATGACACCGCATACCCGCTGGGCCCTCCGCCACCTCACACCGATCCCAATCGTTGCGGCCGCGCTCCTGGCGCTGCCCCCCACTCTGCCCGCGGCGACCCATGACCCCGAATCCTCCCACGCCGCTTCGCCCCGCCGCGCCGAGATCGAAGCAGTCCTCTCATCGATGAAGGCCGCCGTCCTTGCCGCCGACACCGCGGCGTACCTCGCGCTGGTCATCCCCGGCGAGGGGCCCGCGGCCAACCCGGTCTTCCGTATGGAACAGGTGAACTGGGCGAAGGACCTCGCCGACCACGCCCCCGCCTCGTTCGAACTGGCCATCTCGGAGTCGCCGGAGCACGAGCCGACCTTCACCGACGACCGCGCCGAGGTCGAACTCGTCATGACCTGGCGGCCCGGCGAGGATGCGAACCGCCCGGGACGCCAGCGCCAGCGGACCGTCCGCTTCCCCGCCCTCTTCCTCCGCGTGCCCGCGGCCGATGGTCCGGCCACGTGGAAGTATGCCGGCGAGCGCTGGGTCACGGTCGAGGGCCCTCCCGAAGCGGGCGTCGTCGCCCGCTGCTACGACGGATTCGAGAAGATGGCCCGCGACGCGGTGGACGTCTTCCCGGATGTGCGGCGTCACGTCGAGGACGAGTTCGAACAGCCCATCCCACATCGCCAGGAGATCAAGATCTACCCGTCGATGGCCCACCTGCAGGCCTCGATCTACCTCTCCTATGTGGACCCGCTCTCGGGCTGGAACGAGCCGGGGGAGTCGATCAAGCTGCTCGGATCCCGCTCCGGCCGCTCAAGCAAGCGGGACCTCCGCCCCCTGCTCGCGCACGAATTCGGACACGTCGCCACGTTCGAGTATGGCCCTCGCGCCACCGACATGCCGTGGTGGATCCTCGAAGGCGTCGCCGAGTTCGCCGCGCAGCCGTACGCGCCGGGCACCGAGAAACTCTCCACGAGCATGGCCCGCCGGTGGGCCAGGGGCGAGGGCCCCGGCCTTGCACCCTGGGAGGCCATCACCGACTTCCGCTCCACCGCCCCGACCTGGCAGGGCCACGTCTACCGCCAGGGCCAGCAGATGATCGGCTACATCACCACGCGGTTCGGCCGCACGATGCGCAACGCATGGCTCCGCGCCATGGCCGGCGGATCATCGCTGGACGACGCGACCCGGCAGACCCTGGGCATGTCCTTTGCCGACCTCGACAAGGCGTGGCGGGAATCGCTCACCGATGAGCCGGCCGCCCCTTCACCACCGCCCGCCCCCGATGAACTCGGCCCCTCCTCCCCCTGACCTGGACTCAGTCCATCTTCACATTGACGAAGTTCTTTCCGATCGCGAAGATCTGCACCGAGCGTGCGAGTTCCCGGTTCCCCTCCGCCGACAGATCGCGGCAGATACCGCTGAACAGCGCCGTGTTGTACGCCACCTCATCGAAACCCAGGATCGCTGACGTCGCCGACTGCACCGCCGCCGCGTGCGACTTCTCGAGCAGTTCATCCAGTTTCGGGCCGTTCTTCTTGTAGGCGTCCGCCACCTTGATCAGGGCCTTCGCGTTCTCGTGGGCCTTCGCGGCCTTGTCCGCCGCGCGCTGGTTCATGAAGAACAGCCCGGCCCCGGCCGCCGCAAGCACGACCACGATGACAATCACAACAGCCACGACCTTCTTCATCTGAGCCTCCCGGATGACTCAACCATCATACTCGCCTCTGAAATCCGGTATCCTGCCGGCTTCGGGCAGAGCCCAGCGGGTGTACGGCCGGCGGAATCGCAGGCTCGCACCCCGTGTGAACCCTCCGGCCTCTCCGGCCGGACCAGCAACAGGAGTTCTCGTATGGGACTGATCAAGGAGTTCCGTGACTTCGCGATGAAGGGGAACGTCATCGACCTCGCCGTAGCCGTGATCATCGGCGGGGCCTTCGGCAAGATCGTTACCTCGATGGTCAACGACATCCTGATGCCCCCACTTGGGAAGGTGCTGAACAACGTCAACTTCAGCGACCTGTTCATCAATCTCACGCCCGACAAGGGCACGTTCGCCTC comes from Phycisphaeraceae bacterium and encodes:
- a CDS encoding DMT family transporter, which produces MPSPSLASLLLPLVLAMIAGVATAYQPGLNARFAASAGASVWGGVANFVVGLGAMVVVVAIMRPRLPASDRLAEGPWWMWLGGLCGAFFVTLAVILVPRIGAAAYLSAMIAGQLIASVVIDHFGHMGLTPRDLTPGRIVGVLLVLGGMAAIRAF
- the asnS gene encoding asparagine--tRNA ligase translates to MKVVEALKAPVGETVTVKGWLRTRRDSKAEGGLSFLNIHDGTCFDAIQVVAKGGEGGLPNYASQVAKLTTHCAVECDGTIVKTPKGGNEIQATAVRIIGLVDDPDQYPIQPKPHSFEYLREVAHLRVRTNTFGAVARVRHCLAMAVHQFFHERGFYWVHTPIITGSDCEGAGQMFRVSTLDLASPPRMAAGGAASPASPIDFSQDFFGKESHLTVSGQLNVETYCSALSRVYTFGPTFRAENSNTSRHLAEFWMIEPEIAFASLKEDADLAEEFIKYLINAALTQRADDMKFFDERIEKGLLARLKHVQETPFRRLPYTEAIAILTKAIADGKKFEFPVKWGSDLQSEHERFLTEEHFKQPVILMNYPKQIKAFYMRLNDPGTDGAPGDTVAAMDVLVPGIGEIIGGSQREERLDYLDRRIEEMKLLAKEYWWYRDLRRYGTVPHAGFGLGFERLILFITGMQNIRDVIPFPRAPKQAEF